The nucleotide window ACCGCCAGCATGAAGGCTTACCACCTTCAGTGGGAGGGGCTGCCCATACATCCTGAAATTGGCTTCAGCTACTGCAGCGTCCGGCGCCCGGTCACGCATCTCTATGAACTACTGGGGGAGATGAGTGCAATGGCGGAACAGTCGCTGAAAACCGGTATAGCTGAGAATCTTCAGCAGAATAACAGCCTGCCGGTACAGCGCCGCGTGGCCGAAAAAGTGGCTTTGCTGAATGAGATCAAAGCCACGCTAAGCCAGCAGGGCTACCCGCTGTGGGTGCAGCGCGTAAAGGGGATCAGAGGCGATGATTTCTACGCTATCACCGTGCGGATGAGTGACAGAGCGGGGCAGCCCATATTGCCCGCTCAGCTGGAAGAGTTTGGATTAACCTGGGATCTGGACCGCTGGATGATTGAGCAGTCGCTCGCGTTTATCCATCGTTACCGCCAGGCGCTGCCGGGCAGCCGCTTCGCCATTACGCTCTTCGTCTCCACGCTTTGTCGGCCCCGGCTGGCAAAGGAGATTGCGCACTATCTGGATACATACCGGCTGGAACCCTGGCAACTGATTGTTCAGGTGCCGGACTCCCCGGCGCTCAGCCAGACCAACTGGGGATGCAACGCCATTGCGCAGCTTCGCCAGTTGGGCTGTGCGGTGGCGATTACAGAATTTGGCAGCAAATTTGCCAGCTATACCAGCTTACCCGGGCTGGAGGGCGATCTGCTGAAGATTGATGCCCGTTTTGTAGGGAACATGCTGCAAAGCAGTCAGGATTATCAGGTGATCAAAGCCCTCTGCGTGTTAGCAAGATCCAGAAGAATGCAGGTGATAGCGGGGGGCGTAGATTCACAGGAGGTGGCGGAAGAGCTGCGTCGGCTCGGCGCGGACTATCTGCAGGGAGAGGGTATCGGCGAGGAACGGCCTTTAAAAGAATTGATTGGGGTAACACGGGCGATCTGATCTCGCCCGTGTCGCTTTAGTCTTTAGTCATCTCTTTTTGCGCCAGCAGCGTGGCAAACCGCAGCGGAATACGGTTGCCGTGCTCATCGGTGCGGTGAAGCTGACCCACGTTCTCGTTGTATTTAACGATGTGCCACTTACGGTAGTAGTCGCTCAGCTCGCCAGATTTAAACGCAAACGGGAAGCCCTGGTCACAGGGATAATCTTCAGTATCCATCGCGGCCACGATCAGGTTATAGCCGCCCTTAACCGTGCTGGCCTGCATATCCGCAATCAGCTGAGGGATCGTCTCAGGCTGCAGGAACATCATTACCACGGTAGAGAAGACAAAATCCCAGGCACCGTTGAAGCGCCAGCTATTCAGGTCTTTCTGCGCGGTGACAATCCCCTGCAGGTTCTCCTCGGCAATAATCTGATTCAGACGCGCCAGGCTGGCCGGATTGTTATCCCAGCCGGTTACCTCAAAGCCTTTCAGGTTAAGCCAGAGGGCATTCCTGCCGTTGCCACATCCCACATCTAAAGCGCGGCCTGGCGGAATACGTTCCAGCGCTTCCACCACCTCAGAATGGGTAGGGGAGAGCTGATACTTCTCGGTGTAGTAGTTATCGGGACGAAGGATCATGATGCGGCCTCCTCCTGAATCATCAGCTGCCAGCCGGTAACGTCTTTCCAGTAGCTCTGCTCGCGCTCCAGATCGAGCTGTACCAGGTTGTTCTGGCTGAAGTAATCCGCCGGGAAGGTTAACGTCCAGTGGCCGTCATCGGTCTCCAGCTTCAGCGACTCTGGGGTCGAGGTAGCCTGGCGCTGATTGTTAAGCAGGGCGCCCAGGCGCAGCAAAAAGACCAGCGGCAGGAACTGTTTTTTCTTGAACAGCGTCAGCCGCGGCATCTCATCCACTTTCACCGCTTTGCGGTGGAAGCGCACCAGCGTCGCCAGCAAGGTTTGCTGATCCTGATTGAAGCCCGGCATGTTGGTGTTTTGCAGAATATAGGAGGAGTGCCGCTGCATGCCGCTGTGGTTGATGGTCAGCCCCACCTCGTGCAGCATCGCCGCCCATTTAAGCAGCGCCGAAAGCTGCGGGTTAGCCAGCTTTGAATTCTGATCGCGCCACTGCAGATAGAGCTTCTCGGTGGTTTCCAGCACCCGCTTTGCCTGATCGCTGTCAATGGCGTAGTGGTTTGCCAGACTCTGCGCCGTTCTGCTGCGGATATCCTGATGGCGAAAACGCCCTTCCATCTCATACAGCACCCCTTCCCGCAGCGCGCCATCAGAGAGCCGCAGTTCGCGGATAGCCAGCGCGTCAAAAACGCCGCAAAGAATGGCAAGGCCCGGAACAAAGACCGCTTTACGTTCTTCAGACAGGCCCGGCAGACTCAGCGCTTCAAACGATTTATGTTTGATCACCTCGTCATAGAGCATCTCCAGTCGCTCCGGGGTGATCACCTTCTCTTTTTCACCCATCGCCAGCAGGACTTCACAAGCTGCTTTGATGCTGCCAGAAGCGCCTAGCGCGTACTGCCAGCCTGTCAGGCGGTACTGCCAGGCCATCGTTTCCAGCTTCTGCGCGGCGGCAAGACGGGCGCGGCGGAAGTTCTCTTTGCTGATCACTCCGCCCGGGAAATAGAGGTTGGCAAAACTGACGCAGCCCATACGGCGGCTCTCAACCAGCTTTGGCTCGAAATCTTCGCCGATGACCATCTCTGTAGAGCCGCCACCGATATCGATAACCAGCTTGCGGCCTTTCTCCGGCTGCGTGTGCTCAACGCCCATAAAAATCAGCCGGGCTTCTTCATTGCCGGAGATCACTTCAATCGGATAGGGGATCACATCCGCTGCCCGGCGCAAAAAGTCTTCCGCATTGACCGCTTCACGCAGCGTATGCGTCCCCACAATAGTCACGTTAGCAGGGCTGAAGCCCTGCAGGCGTTCGGCAAACAGAGCAAGGCAGGTCAACCCGCGCTGGATGGCTTCTTCACCCAGCACGTTGTTGTGATCCAGCCCGTCGGCGAGATGGACACGCTGCTTCAACCTGCCGAGCACCTGCATGGCGCCGTCTACCACGCGGGCAATCACCATATGAAAACTGTTTGAGCCCAGGTCGATGGCGGCAAATTCCTGCGGTTTGGGCGTATTTTTCTGGGATATTGGCATAGTGAGTTAGTCAGGTTGTTCCAGAGTTTTAATGTAATCGTAGATAGCGAGCTGGGCGCGGACCTTACGGCGATTGCCGCGCGGCACATACCGGTTACTGAGCTCTTTATCTACGAAGCGCGCCTTAAGCGTATCACTCAACAGTATGCCAATAATATCCAGCACACGCTGTTTCAGAATAGGGTCAAGAATGGCGACGGCGACCTCAATACGGTAATCAATATTGCGGGTCATCCAGTCTGCGGAGGAGAGATAGACTTTTTTATCCCCGCCATTATCAAAAATGTAGACGCGATCGTGCTCCAGATAGCGATCCACAATACTGATCACGCGTATGTTTTCGCTGATGCCTTCAAGATTAGGGATCAGCGAGCACATGCCGCGGATCAGCAGGTTGACCTTCACCCCCACGCTGGAAGCGGTATAGAGCCGGTCCACAAGGCCTTTATCCACCAGGTTATTGACCTTGAGCGTGATGCCCGCCGGCGTCCCTTTCTGGGCATTGGCAATTTCGTTGTCAATCAGCTGATAGAGCATCTTCCGGGAGTTCTGCGGCGAAACCATCAGATGCTCAAACGTCACCGGACGATAGGGGTTTTCAATAAAGTTAAATACCCGGCGCACTTCGTTGGTGATACGGGCATCAGCGGTTAACAGCGAATAATCGGTATAGATGCGGGCCGTTTTTTCATTGAAATTGCCGGTACCGATATGCGCATAACGGGCTATCTCACCGTTTTCACGGCGGGAGATCAAAAACAGCTTGGCGTGAATTTTCAGGCCAGGGGCGGAGAAAATCACATGTACGCCAGCTTCGGTCAGTCGTTTCGCCCAGTGAATATTGGCTTCTTCATCAAAGCGAGCCTGCAGCTCCACCACCACGGTAACCTTTTTCCCGTTGTAAGCGGCGTGGATCATCGCATCAATAATGCGCGAGTTCTTGGCTACACGGTAAATATTGATTTTGATAGCCAGCACGGCAGGGTCAAAGGAGGCCTGGCGCAGCAGCTCAAGCACATGCTCGAAAGTGTGGTAGGGATAGTAGAGCAGCACATCGCGATTACGGATTGCATCGAAGCCGTTACGGAAGCGGTCAAACCAGATGTGCCGCAGCTGAGGCAGCGGCTTATTTACCAGGTTCGCCTTGCCGACGTTGGGGAAGCCGATAAAATCTTTGAAGTTATGATAACGGCCACC belongs to Erwinia pyri and includes:
- the ppx gene encoding exopolyphosphatase encodes the protein MPISQKNTPKPQEFAAIDLGSNSFHMVIARVVDGAMQVLGRLKQRVHLADGLDHNNVLGEEAIQRGLTCLALFAERLQGFSPANVTIVGTHTLREAVNAEDFLRRAADVIPYPIEVISGNEEARLIFMGVEHTQPEKGRKLVIDIGGGSTEMVIGEDFEPKLVESRRMGCVSFANLYFPGGVISKENFRRARLAAAQKLETMAWQYRLTGWQYALGASGSIKAACEVLLAMGEKEKVITPERLEMLYDEVIKHKSFEALSLPGLSEERKAVFVPGLAILCGVFDALAIRELRLSDGALREGVLYEMEGRFRHQDIRSRTAQSLANHYAIDSDQAKRVLETTEKLYLQWRDQNSKLANPQLSALLKWAAMLHEVGLTINHSGMQRHSSYILQNTNMPGFNQDQQTLLATLVRFHRKAVKVDEMPRLTLFKKKQFLPLVFLLRLGALLNNQRQATSTPESLKLETDDGHWTLTFPADYFSQNNLVQLDLEREQSYWKDVTGWQLMIQEEAAS
- the ppk1 gene encoding polyphosphate kinase 1 produces the protein MGQEKLYIEKELSWLSFNERVLQEAADKTNPLIERMRFLGIYSNNLEEFYKVRFADLKRRILIGEEQGSPSTPRHLLKKIQARVLKADQEFDSLYNDLLLEMARNQIFLINERQLSPNQQSWLRHYFKHHLRQHITPILVNHDTDLIEFLKDDYTYLAVEIIRGEEISYALLEIPSDKVPRFVNLPPETPRRRKPMILLDNILRYCLGDIFRGFFDYDALNAYSMKMTRDAEYDLVTEMESSLLELMSSSLKQRLTAEPVRFVYQRDMPDTMVEMLSKKLNITNYDSIVPGGRYHNFKDFIGFPNVGKANLVNKPLPQLRHIWFDRFRNGFDAIRNRDVLLYYPYHTFEHVLELLRQASFDPAVLAIKINIYRVAKNSRIIDAMIHAAYNGKKVTVVVELQARFDEEANIHWAKRLTEAGVHVIFSAPGLKIHAKLFLISRRENGEIARYAHIGTGNFNEKTARIYTDYSLLTADARITNEVRRVFNFIENPYRPVTFEHLMVSPQNSRKMLYQLIDNEIANAQKGTPAGITLKVNNLVDKGLVDRLYTASSVGVKVNLLIRGMCSLIPNLEGISENIRVISIVDRYLEHDRVYIFDNGGDKKVYLSSADWMTRNIDYRIEVAVAILDPILKQRVLDIIGILLSDTLKARFVDKELSNRYVPRGNRRKVRAQLAIYDYIKTLEQPD
- the tehB gene encoding tellurite resistance methyltransferase TehB, which codes for MILRPDNYYTEKYQLSPTHSEVVEALERIPPGRALDVGCGNGRNALWLNLKGFEVTGWDNNPASLARLNQIIAEENLQGIVTAQKDLNSWRFNGAWDFVFSTVVMMFLQPETIPQLIADMQASTVKGGYNLIVAAMDTEDYPCDQGFPFAFKSGELSDYYRKWHIVKYNENVGQLHRTDEHGNRIPLRFATLLAQKEMTKD